Part of the Asterias rubens chromosome 20, eAstRub1.3, whole genome shotgun sequence genome, GTTAGTATAGACCCTGGACATGGAAAGGAAGCACTGAGTCAGCGCTGATTGGCTATAACCATAAGTGACTGTTCTGCTCTGatttttctaaatattttaCGAAGTCCAAGCCATGCTATGATTTCGAAAACAGCCACAAGCTGCTCTTAGGCCCTttacgaaaccacggcttcggctttggattcggcttcaggctccgtcctctcgtctgaagccctgagtgcatgatacgcaaagcacgcgcaatacttgtcaaaacaactgcagcgccaagctagcctgagccgaatcttgAACCGAAGCCGGGACTTCGAAAAGGGCCTCAGCAACACTCTTAAGTGGTATAGCCGTATCCGTAACTAACAATTCGGCTATTGCTATATACTCTTGAGTGAATTCCTGTGAAGTTTAAAGCTCCTTTGACAAAACACTTCAAATGCTCTTTCTATACACGTTCAGGGTTTGCTCTTTACCTTTTTAGTGACTGGCGGCCAGAGGACCAGTATATCATTTTAGTACTTCAGCTTTTTCACTATAGTCCATGAAATAGAGAGGTTTTTAAGACTGGAATAGCAACTGGATTAGCCAGCCGGATTAGTGACATTACATGAAAGGTGACCAAGTTTACAGTCATGTAAAACACAATGACGTCAGAGAGGCAGCCGGGTCAAAGGTTGTACAAATTGTGTGTATAAGGCCTTGTACCGATTTCAAGGGAAATATATTTAGTGATGTCGCAAGAGGGGGTAAAGATGGTCTTTCGTTTTTCTTCCATATCCAGGTGTCGCCTTTGCGAGTGGGGATTGTTGGAAGGAGCAGAGGCGCTTCACGATCAAGACCCTTGACCGCCTCGGTGCGGGAAAAGCCATCCACGAGGAGAAGCTCTCTGAAGAAGCCAATGCGCTACTGGGGGAGATCGAAGCGCTAGACGGCAAGGCCTTCGACCCCAAATACCACATGATGATCTGCGTCTCCAACATCATAACATCGATGCTGTACAGCAGGAGGCACGACTACAACGACGCCGAGTACCAGGATTTCCTGGACATGATCGCAGAGATCACGCACCTCATGGGGACGGCCGGCGCGATGCCGACTACCCCGATCTTGAAGCACCTCAAGCTAACCCAAGGGAAGCGTCTCAGTGACAACATCATCGCCGAGATGCGGTATATGAAGCGGATCGTCCGTGAACGCCAGGCCAGCCACGACCCTTCAGGTGACCCGAGAGACTTCACCGACGCCTACCTATCCGAGATCCCAAACGAGGAGCTGACACATCTCTCCCACGGTAACCTAACCCACACTCTCATCCACGTCTTCTCCGCCGGTACGGAGAACATCTCCACGACGCTACGCTGGGCTCTTCTCTACATGATAGCTCACCCAGACGTCCAGGCCCGGGTGCAGGAAGAGCTAGACCGCGTAGTGGGGCAAGATCGAATGCCCAAGCTCTCGGATGAAGCGTCGCTCCCGTACACCCAAGCAACTCTCCTAGAGCTGCAACGCATGAGTACCGTAGCCCCGCTCGGCGTTGCGCACATGTCATCTGCCGATGCAAAGTACAGAGGATACACCATTCCAGCGCGTACAGCGGTCATCCCAAACACGTGGGCTATTCACTACAACCCTAAGGTGTGGGAGGAACCGTTCAAGTTCAACCCTGGGAGATTCTTGGATGAACAGGACAAGGTCAAAGGGGCTGAAGGAGTGGTGTCGTTCAGTGCTGGTAAgacactatttttttatttttttttattcttcggAAAAAGGCCtcccaggga contains:
- the LOC117304080 gene encoding cytochrome P450 2C15-like encodes the protein MLFENMEYVLGFVYEQMVGRNVVLLFAISLCATYGLWRRRRADLPPGPWGLPYFGMVPYFLLVEWLFGLQRHEILENFGAKYGKIFSFTAFGRLVVVLNDGQTIKEVYQLQELNDRPRMKINNQSLGKGVAFASGDCWKEQRRFTIKTLDRLGAGKAIHEEKLSEEANALLGEIEALDGKAFDPKYHMMICVSNIITSMLYSRRHDYNDAEYQDFLDMIAEITHLMGTAGAMPTTPILKHLKLTQGKRLSDNIIAEMRYMKRIVRERQASHDPSGDPRDFTDAYLSEIPNEELTHLSHGNLTHTLIHVFSAGTENISTTLRWALLYMIAHPDVQARVQEELDRVVGQDRMPKLSDEASLPYTQATLLELQRMSTVAPLGVAHMSSADAKYRGYTIPARTAVIPNTWAIHYNPKVWEEPFKFNPGRFLDEQDKVKGAEGVVSFSAGNRVCIGRHLARMEMYTFLTHLLHKFSFQKADCSPPLSFKGSGSFARVPDQYFLHAVKRF